GTTGCTGATGCTGGAAACCTGGATTTGAATCCAACATGACAGCCTCATACCACTGCCACTTGTCGCAGAAGTAGTCCCagtctctctccgtctcctccacAGCAAAGCCTCGGCCCTGAACAAAGCTCTTCGCTATTGGACAGGCCTCGTTGATCAGGCCAAGACCCCAAGTGGTGATTGGCCTACGCTGGACGGCGTATGCGGTGAAAAGGGCAGATGCTACGGCTCCTAGGAAGCCAGTAGGGTGGGGATGGGTCATCCTCCCTGTCTCCACAGCAACTGCAACCAGCGACAACAGCTGGTCTGGCTTTGGGTACCTAACAGGGACATGGTAGGGTATTCAAATCTATTTCAGCTTTTATAAAtcattaatgtaaatgtatttacacaTTCTGTATCAGCATCGGATACAAATTATTATTCACACTAATTGCATCTTTCATTCTCTCACTGAGTTCACATTATGTTCCTAATGGTTATTGCTAATACTGTAACCCTGCAGCCCATTTGTAAATGTTCTGCTTAGTGATCAAGGAATATAAATTTATTGTATttgctgcattcattttaaatgactttaGTTAAGAGCAGTAGCTACATTGCTCAACTGTAAATTTGGAATGATCAATACATCGCTGGGCCACTAACAATATTGACACCTAAGCTATACGGAGACTcatctgatttgttttatttatttttatttttttattaaaatgcagGCTAATCACATCACATTAAGTCCTGGTGCAACCAACAGAGAAAACGATAAGTGCATTGACTGATGAGTCCACTGACAgaaaatttaacacaaatatcAAATTGTGTTTTGAGCAATCATCTCCAGCTTCTCCAGCAAAAGTTAGCTTGTCtttatcagttttatttcattgcaAATTAAATATCATTAGGTTTCTTTAGGGTTTCCTACAATTCACTCTCTAAATAagtaagataaataaatagatagctgtgtcttcattaaaaagtgatttttttttttttttctattttcaccAGCTCATGATTCCTGTACTTCCTGTACTTATCTGAGTTTGTTGCTCACTTTAGGATGGTCAGTGCTTTCACATTGCCTCTAATTTAAAGTACACTGATTGTAAATATTGGAAATATCAGGTGTGCCATGAACAAAATAACAGTTCAACAGATGATGTACCTAAATGCAGAAAGAGCACCAGCGAAGTCgaaatcaaataatttttctaCCTCTTAGCTTTCAAGAGGAGGTTTTAACATGACCTTGTCATTTTCCCTGTACCTGACACTAAGCCAAGCGCCtggaaaaagacagagcagtgaAAATAGAAAGCCAAAGGACTGAGTTATCATGTGATTTCTCACATCAGGCCAATGCACATGGACCTCATGGCAGCTCCACAGCCTGTCCCCTCGGGGTTATAGGGCACTCTGTATCCCCCTTCCTCCCCAGGCTTCAACTGGGACACCcctaaataagaaaacagagcaTGTCAGGTCTCTCTCATTGCTGCATATTAATATGACATGATAGAGAAATGAAGGTTTTCTCTCACCCAGAATGCTTGAAGGCCCTGGTTTCCTCCCGTCCATGTCTTTCATCCCCTCCACATATCGAGCAGCCACCTCATGCAGGagctcctcccctctcttccctgTGAGGGGGACAACGCAGATTGAACTTGTTCAACTCCACATCCTGTCCATATGAGCATTTTCAATGGTGTAGCATCTGTTAACAAGACCGgttgtgtgtcttttcacaGTAAAGGTCAAGTTgaatttctgcctttttcccATCCACTTGTGCAGAGCTACAATACAGCCACAAATCAAGGCAAAACTGGAAATTGGATTTAACCTTTAGCTGGAGCTCTTGAGGAGGTATCGGGTGTGCTGTGTGTCCTGATGAGGCATCATCAGAATGAGCCTGACTATCGGATCAATCCAATCAACTTCTCGTTTAAAACAAAATGGGAAAAGGAGAGATGGGAAGCAGAGAGGGGAAATGAGCTCACTCTGCTTTTGACCTCACCGGTCGCCAGGCCCTCAGCCGTCGCCAGATGCAGGACTGTGTCGTCACTCACTGGCCAGTCTGGAAGCTCAGCCTTGATGTTCTTCAGACCGCCCAGGTCCTTCAGCTCCTGCAAACACACGCATTCAGGGTGAAATCACCTCTAGCTGCAGCTCAATTCTAACCAAATAAGGGACATTTACATCTAAAGAGAAATCCTTCTCGATTTCGAAATGTAAATTAAGTAACAGTTGAAGTTCAGTTCTTCATTGTCTACAAACTGCCCTGACCTGGTGAATTGCTGGTCCGGACTCATTGTACTCCCACAGCTGATTTCTGTATCCAAGAGCATCACCAACTGCACTCAGCATCATGGCTGCCTTGTAGTGCTCCAGTGTGGCATAACTATTGGGCTTACaaagactgtaaaaaaaaaaaaaattaaataaaaaaaacacacccaacaACACTTATTTAAACAATAAACCCACTCTAAAGGTTTCTGGAACGAAGAAATTACTTTTAAGTCCACggctcttttatttatttttttacttttacagtaAATAGAGAGGAACTGTACTGACACAGTTTCTTTTaccatttacttttttcttgcAGTAATTTCAGCTGTCTCATTAAAATATACAGGagatatttttcatattttgatttTGTAAACTGTCAGGCATTGTTTTGATTGCAATCTTCTGCTGAAATCTGTCATTGTTTCCTTCTAAACCATTAAATCCAGTTACACTGATGAGCTCCAAACTGGCTCAtttcaagctgctgctgctttagaGGTGGAAGGCTCTGAGACAAAATAGGATATGAAGCATTTTGGGGAATTTCtcaggaaaatggaaaacacatcACCAGGTAAATAGGAATAAGTTCAGACAAACTCTTTCCTCGACAATTTTTGGGGAAATAAAGCTAATTGcttccaataaaataaaaagcactcAATGCTggacaaaacactgaatatagGTTGGTGTTGGTGAATATTCTCGGGGATTCATGATTTAATTCcctttttcatgtgtttgtgaagaCTCGCGTCAACATCTTCTGATCTGTCTTAGTATCAAACAATCCAAACATCTGCAGAGCTTTCAAACCACGTCAGCCCGAACCGGGAGCAGATCTGAGGGCTCCATGTTTCCGGCCTCACCCGTCCATTGCTGCGCGTCGTGCCCGGAGCTCCGGCTTCAGGAGGcggccacacacacaaaccgacACCGGGGCTGCGAACCGGAGGGCTGGACACCCGGAGCGTCCTCCGAGCGACGCGTTAGTTTCAGGTCCGAGCTGAGTCcgggacagactgacagacagaccgGAGGACAGCAGCCACCATTCACGGAGGGGACGGCCCTGGctaaaaaaagacacagcagcaaACCGAGTCCAGTCCTCCAACCGGCCAGATGGAGACACAGCTCCAGCCAACAAATGGACAATCATTGACCAGCTCTCTCCAACAGTTTCCACATTTCTGCTGGGATTCATTTCGTAATATGATGATATGAAGAAAATTAACAAAGTTATTGCTCTAATGAATTCAAGTTCTACCTTCAGCTGCAGAAATATAGCTGCAGGCATTTTACCTGGCTTTGGAAGATAGTTTTTACCTTGAATTTCACTGATAAACTTgaatttattataaaaatggTTGATACCAACAGACACGGTCACTGCTCATTGATAATGGCCGCAGATTGATTTATAGGCTGCTTGAGTCAATATTTTGTGGATGAGACAAAAGACTATCTCAGTCAAGTGTTAGATATGCGCTCAGATTTCATTGTTCACGCTTTGATTTGACTTGTTGCACCAAAGAACTTTGATAAAAGGACCTGACGTCTGCTCACTGCCGTAGAGTTGGATGTAGTTTCTCAGTGGAAGCACCAGGCTTCAGGCTGAGTGATATTGTTTTTAACATGGAGGAAAAATGCAGTCTTTTTCCATTCCTCTGAGTGTCTCTCATCCTCCTCTACTGTTGTCAGGGTGAGTAACTTTGTCAGTTGTCTCTCTGACCAGATATTAAACTCTGGGTAACCTCCAGCTAAGCCAGGCAGATCACAGTCTGGGAGCTTCCTCAGCTTTCATCTGCTGGCAGTAAAGCCAGGTGGGATAAATTCACAGTTTAATTCAGTCgcttcacaacaacaacaacaacagccactgTGGCACTTAATATTCACTGATTTTATCCAACTGAGGATGTACAGCTTAGATTTACATAGTCACCATGCAATTTTTGTCAACGTGAAAAGAATTACCCTCAACCCTGTGCAGGGAGCAAACACAaggaaagttgtgtttttgctggGGACTCTTTTGAGCTGTGGATTTGATGCGCCAAGTAACTGGCTGTATGCATGTTAATCcaagcaataaaataaatgagccGGTGCAAAGTTATGGAttagtaaatgtatttttaatagtTTCTGAACAGCAAGGCATATGGTAGAATTAATCttaattcattgttttattttggtctcCTCATCGTGTGTTGActaaagtaaaaacagaaaacaatgctCCTTGTCACTGTATTACAAACAGTGGAGACAATTATATTCTATTAACAGAACCCTTAAATTCTAGAAGCATGTTCTAGAAGGCTTCTATCTAAAGATCTCTAATTCAGCACATTTGGTCCGGATCAACAAACGCCTCGCAGTGCCCCAAACTTTTACTTGGACTCAACCAATCTGTAAAGGATTGTAGATTTTGGATCTCACTATCAAGGTAAATTCTCAATAATATAGTGATGCAGTAAGTTTTCTTCAACAAGAATTTGGTTAACAGTGTCAAAAACTAGTTTGTGAACaatgttgcatgtttttgtttagcagCCCCTTTAAACAGTCGCAATGCTAGTttaaaaacagtgtgtgtgtcgtgGGGGGGTGTCTGGGGCTCATCCTGTGGAGATCAGACCTTCAATATGTTTAATTCAACTTTAATCaattcataaaacattttccctgtgtACGTGGCAGATCTCCATGCTCCACGCAGCCATGCACCATAATTTGCATATGGCAGACTGAGGAACAAAGATGTCAACAGGCTCTAATAATAAGCTTTCAGCAGtgccacagaaataaaaataattgcacTATGTGATGTAAACTCAGGCCCAAAGTGCTGAAGTCAGAGTAACCCACGTTTGTGTTCTCCTGTCCTTGATGGGGTTCACGTACAGAATACAGAATTGTCACTTGCTTGATTGATTTGGCCAATTTTAACAGTTAAAGCATGGAAAACAATGACTACAATAATGTCAACAATAATGGACAAACAGAAGATA
Above is a genomic segment from Echeneis naucrates chromosome 19, fEcheNa1.1, whole genome shotgun sequence containing:
- the adprh gene encoding ADP-ribosylarginine hydrolase; translation: MDGLCKPNSYATLEHYKAAMMLSAVGDALGYRNQLWEYNESGPAIHQELKDLGGLKNIKAELPDWPVSDDTVLHLATAEGLATGKRGEELLHEVAARYVEGMKDMDGRKPGPSSILGVSQLKPGEEGGYRVPYNPEGTGCGAAMRSMCIGLMYPKPDQLLSLVAVAVETGRMTHPHPTGFLGAVASALFTAYAVQRRPITTWGLGLINEACPIAKSFVQGRGFAVEETERDWDYFCDKWQWYLDLRGISNGVGPVIWPDSYGPAERDEAYKSFSLSGWAGRSGHDAPMIALDALLGAGSDWEELMSRAGFHGGDSDSTAVIACCCWGLLYGTKGVPECNYSNLEYRDRLERSAEQLYALSH